In Fusarium verticillioides 7600 chromosome 6, whole genome shotgun sequence, the sequence TTTGGCCGGGGAGTGGAGAGACGATTGTGCCGGATGATAGCCTCACGGAGGTTGTTGTGCGGAATAGTCGGGGGTCTTCGAAGAAGGAGTCGAAGGGTCGTGGAAGTAGACGGCATTCGAAGAGGAAGTGAGTGGCTGAGAGAAGATGAGTGAGTTAATGAATGAGAGGTGAGATTGGTGTAAGGTAAGTCTTTTGGTATAAATCAGTGagaaagagagggagagggagagaggaagagggtaAGTATTGATAGCTACGTCTTAGTGAGAGACCTAGACTGAACCTTGAGAGGTAAGTACAACAATAAATCCCCTTTGTCTGTAATATTTGTCTGATACTGATTTGATGCTGGGTGATGTGATTGTAGTAGTGATTGTAAGTGGGTGGCCTCAGCTGACGGGGACTGAATGGCAGACTGACAGACtcaatgccaatgctgaTGGTCCTCTATTGTCGCAAGAGTTATATACAGTGATCAATTGATAGGATAGATCAATTGAgttgacttacaccaacCTTGAGACCCTTGCCCCTTGCTTCGGCTCCACAAAGTATCGTATCGTACCGCATGTCACTAAGACACATCgggccatctccaactcccaaTTAAACGCGACGCGCGAAGGGAGCTTCCGTTCCCTTCCAAACTTATTAAACTTGGACCTTTATACATCACGGCCCCGCAGTTTGCAACGACACCGCACGCAAACCTTGGCCTCTATACCTGACTTATCTTGGCTTCAAACACCtcagacttcttctctgatCTCTCGCGACTGCTTACAGAGCTTCAAAGACGACTCTGCGATCCTGCGCACGCCTGCAGACCCTTTGCGACACTTTCGAATGCGATTGGCAATTGGATCCTTTGCTGAAAGAGTGCTCCATGAATTGATGCTTTAGACTTTTGCTAGGTGGATATATTATACTGGTAGGTTCTCACAACGTCTCTGAATCAGTTGCGCCATAGTTGTCCTCATGTCTCCCTTCGTCAATCCTCCCAATTACCAATTAAACTCAGCTAACATCCCAGCGCCCATAATGAACACCCTAGACGATGATCGCCTGTCCGCCAGCTCAGCTGACTCggacaacgacaacgacaacgataATGACAACGATAACGACCGCAATGACGTCGACGAGACAATGGAGGACGCTGATGACAACGGGGATCAGGATCAAGATGCAGAAggcgatgacgacgataaCAACGACGATAACAACGACGATaacaacgacgacgacgatgacgacgatgacaacGCCGATGCAGACGCCGATGCAGAcggtgaaggtgaagagtCCCAGCCGCCTGCCACAGACTCAAACGATCGAACGAGCACCCAGATAAAATCTGAACCCGACGATTCGCAATCCCAACCCAGGAAGTCAGCTACACCCGCCCCGAGTCTCGACAAGCGGTGGCCCCAGCCGTCCCCCGAGTACATCAGCGCTGCGTCCTACGACATCGTGCCGACAATGGCGGCGCCGCAATCGACGAGTGTCAACGCCATGGCTATCACACCCGACTTGAGGTACTGGATCACAGGAGGTTCGGACGGGTATATTCGTAAATATGACGGGCCTAATaccatcaatggcaagctCGCCTTGACGGTTGCGCAGAGGCATCCGTTTGTGGATAGCGTTACCAAGGCTGGCATACTCATGTCGTACTGGGAGAACGAGGAGCCGCCGCCTCCGGGACGGGGAGACCAGGAACATATTCTCTCACCTGTTTACTCTCTTGCTGTGCAATCACAGGCTCTTTGGTTGCTATCTGGTCTGGAGTCTGGCGGCATTAATCTCCAGAGCGTTCGACATGACGAGGGCAAGAGAATCCACTGTCTGCAGCAGCACACAAACGCTGTATCTGTCTTGACAATGGCACAGGATGAAAAGAGCGTTCTCAGCGGTGGATGGGACAAGAACATCTTTGATTGGGATCTCAACACCGGCCAAACGATCAGAAGCTTCGATGGCAACGCAGGTCAAATCTCAGCTCTTGAACTCCGTCCTGCAAGCGGCGCTCCCATCCcagaagacgacgatgaaccaccgcctccaacaacaatgaCCACAAACAATGCAGCGCCTATAGCGAATGGGAACTTTACAGATGCGCTCACCAACGATGGAGTCGACGACATGTCCGCCGAGTTCAACGCCAACCCCAGCAACGGCGATGGTGACGGTGCAGCCTCACCCGCGCACGACAGTCTCTTTGGAGGAAGTGACGCGGGGAGTTTATTCGGCGAGACAAAGGAAGACCAACCCTTTGgcaacgacgacgatgaatTCGCTGCCGTGATGCCCGGCCATGGTCATGATAGCGCTATGGACCATTCAGCAGACATGGCCGCTCTCGACGCAGGAAAAGACCCAGAACCTGAGCCCGAACCTGTTCCGGAACCCGGGCCGGTCGTTGAACCGCCCCAGCCTGAACCATCGCAGGATACAAGCGATGCTATGGACGTCGATCTCGTGCCTGCTCCAACGCAAGCCACGGAACCATCTCAGGACGCACTCCCCAAGTCTGAGCCAACATCACCTTCTTTACTCCTCACAACACACACTCCCACGAATCATGACCCAACACAGACATCCAATACAACGTTCCTCTCCGCCGCGATGGACGGAACGTTAAGGATCTGGGATAGACGCCAACAAGGTCCCGTAGCGCGCATCGGCACAAGGAATGGTGTTCCCCCGTGGTGCATGGGCGCCTGCTGGAGTCCCTCGGGCAACAATATCTACGCGGGCCGTCGCAACGGGACGGTGGAGGAGTATAATAttcacaaggccaagaggaACTGGGAACCTCACAGGACGCTCAAGTTTCCCGGGGGCAGTGGAGCAGTCAGTGCCGTGAGACCCATGATAAACGGCCGTCATCTCGTCTGGTAGAGTCCCTCCCCATTCCCTCTTATCAGTCTGTACTAACAGTATCCAGTGCCTCCCATGATATCATGCGTCTCTACGATCTTCGTGAATCGTCCATGAAACACTCTAGCGTCcctttcctcatcatccccGGCCCTCCCCGTGCAGGCGTCATCTCCAGTCTCTACATAGACCCAACAAGCCGCTACATGCTGAGCGCTGCAGGCACAAGAGGCTGGGAGGGTACGAGCACTGAAGTCCTCATCGGTTATGAGATTAATGCTACCAATGGATAGTTCGGGTTCGTCTCAACTCGAGCTGACTCTCCAACTTTGGGACTAGGTCGTCGTACTTTATATATGCTGGAGTTGGTCATGGCGAGCTCAATTTATAGTCGGATTTTCCTGCCTCTATAGCATTTAGACAAAATTCCATTCTTATTCCTCAAATTCTTCGACTTGGATCACTCAGCAGCAGTCAGGGTTTGATACAATACTCGTACAATTTCTACACCAGTGACTACATAATCTACAATTCCTGTCGCAAAACGACTTAGGACCTTTCtcctaagtgataaaaagacttaggtaagTTCGTTTCCTACCATAACATACCAGTCATGAACCTGAGGAACTGACACCAGACATACCATTAAGATGTGCTGTAACCATGATATGAGTACGACCTGGCGTGTAGAACATGCTGATAGCTCAATCGAAGCTGATCAAGTCAttgtcctcatcctcatcctcgccctcgtcctcgtcatcttcggTAGGCTTCTCTTGGCCGAGTTCAGCTTTTTTGCAAGTTGAGACCTTCATTGACCAATGTGTTTCCACTTTCTCTTCACGTCGCCGATCAAGATTGTCCGATGTTGTCGTTCGGTGCCAGGTCTCGCTGATCTGTATGAGCTCTGGGCTCTTCTTACCcctcttggccttggcgtCCTCTGCCAGCAGTTTGTCATTCTTGGCCAGTTTCTCGGGGCTCCAGTTGTCGGGGCGAGAACCCTCCTTTGAGGCATCTGCGCCCTGGTGGACCTGCTGCATGGTTTCAGCGTAGTATCCCACCTCCATAATCTGTTCACTGGTTGGCTCTAAACAATGTTTTCGAGCTTGTGCCATaggagttgaagttggcaCCAGGGAACTTGGAGCTTGGAATGGATCAGACCGGCGAGTTGGGGACGTTTGATGGCTGGACCCTCCCGAAATTGTTCTGTCGCTTCGTGACTGAGGGCGATGGTTAGGCCTTTTGGAAGCTCGAGCAGGCAATGGAGAAGTTCTAAGGGgcaacttcatctttggaGGCTCATCGCATCGTGAAGGGCATTTGCAGGGTTGCCAACAAAGTGATTCGCAACTGTGGCCACAATTCAGGACCTCTTCGCACTTCTCCAAGCATTTGACCTCACTGTGGTCGAACTTGTGGCAAGTGAGCTTGCATGGATGACCCTTTGAACATGTGGACTCGCAACCTTTGTCGCAGCCGCCTCCAGGGATGTACTTCCATCCACTGGCATTCTTGATGTTTGTTCGCGTTCCGTGGTTACGGCAAGTGACTGGAAGGTAATCGTCGATACATTGGCGTTGTTCAAACACATCGATGACCTTTCTCCATGTACTGTACGCCTCAGAATTCTCATCTCGCACAAGTGTTTGAGAGTTGCCAAAGACATACATTCCGCATCTCGCTCGGCTGGTACCCACGTTTGCCCGATTCGAATTGCCAATGAAGCCGGGACCAACGGTTCGAACTAGAGACAGCAGAATGACATCGTTCTCCTCGCCCTGGAAACCGTCGACGGTCCTTACGGACCACTTCTTCAACGGATTCTTGAGCTCGAGATACAGGTCGCGACGAAGCTTTTCCGTGATGAGAGCAACCTGCCCCTTGTAGAACGTCAAAATAGTGATACGTTCTGGGTCAACACCGTTCTGAACAAGATATCGCACGAAGCCCACTATCATGTCGGCTTCATCTGGGTTCGAAAATGAAAAGTCGTTGGCAATCTGCACCTCTTGTCCCTCGTGAtcaaaccaccaaaggctcTTCCCGCCCATGCCCGGTATTGGAGGTCGGTTGTCTGGGTCGTAGACGGAGCAATGATCGGTGAGCTTGGGGTAGAACGCGTTGACCACTTCGCGAATTGCAGGGACCATACGACGCTGGACTCGAAGCATACTGTATGGcaacttgagcttgaccagaCGCTCAAACAAAGACACATGCATATTGTAGGGATCGCGGCCGAGTTCTCGCACATCTACAGATGGGACCAGTTGCTGGTGATCGCCGACAAGTACGACTTGGCCCAGACTGGGATAGAGAGCGGAACTAATGTTGGCTTCTCGAGTTTCGGCCGCTTCCTCGATCATCAATATGCGGGGCTTCAATGCTGCGATCATACCACGGTACTTGGATAGTCCGGTGGTTGTGCAACCTACAATCTCAATACGTTCATGTGTGATAAGCTTGACGTCGTTCTCCCAACGCTGgactttgatatcatcacaGGCTTCCTGGTACTCTTTAAGAAGCTGAGGGAACTTTTGAGCTCGTGCGCGGATAAGTTCTTCTCGTAGGAGGCGATAGACCATGCCGCGATCACCTGGCTTGATCTTATATAAATCTTGATGCAGTTTCAATAGCCTACGGGCTCGGTGGACCCAGGCGGCATGTTTGGAGAGTGCGCTCGGAAGGGCACCGGTGACATTGTACTTCATGGGAAAGAAAGCACCCTTGAGTCTCTCCTTCTGATTTTCCTGCTGGGTTTCTTCAACAGCGTCATCCTTTGCAGGATTCTCAGCCTGGTTCTGAGGAGGGCGTATGTCAAGAGTGTGGTCGTCCTCGATGACCTGGAGCCAGTGCGCGATGCGACACTCGACCTCAGTTCCGTCATCACGATTGACCAGAGTAGCAGATTCCCactcgtcatcatccaacgACTTGTACTGAGCATCCGAGAGGAGTCCTTCTCGAAGAAACTCTTCAGCTGGGATCAGAAATGCAGGGAAGCATTCCGACAACAACGTCTCAATTGTGCCGAGAACCGTTCTTCGAGCTTGCTCACCCGCAATACTACCACCACTTTTATGACCTAACTTGGCTTTGAGATTGAACAGAGTACGCTCTTCTATCGCCTCGTCTTCTGTACGGCCACCGAGACGCACAATGACGGCTTCAAAAACCGAGAGTCGGTCTAGAAGCTGATCGAGAGCGTGGTTGGTTTGAGCAGCAACTATGACAGGTGGGGCTTCCTTTCCAGacttgagagtcttgatatAGCTTTCAATGGCTACAACGGATGTGAATGTCTTGCCAGTACCAGGAGGACCTTGGATGACAGCCAGTTCTTTGTGGGTCATGCGTTCCAAAGCTTCCTTTTGAGAATGGTCGAGGTGGTCAGCTCTTTCAGGAATATGAGGAGTCTGTCCTGGAATGTCTGCAAGATAGGCGGTCGTGTGTTCGGTGTTGGACTCATGAATGATGTATTTGTCAAACTTGGAACTGAGGGGTGTTAGCCTGAGAATTGAGTATACAACGGGAAAGACTTGCTCAAACTTTGCGGCATGTTGTAGCCCAACCATGGCGTGGCGAACAGTCTCAAAATAACCTCCTTTGGCTTCAAGCATCACCATCTCAACGGAAGGATCGAAGACGGCATTGTTGCAGTCGGACCAAAAGATCTCGATGCGGGGCGGAGTGTCCTTGCCCTCACCATTAGCAAGATCAGGTTCTAGGCCACCCACGATGTATCGTGCGgcaacaactgcaacatAGCATTCTGTGTTGAAGTTGTCATCTTTGGGAGACAGCGCAATAAGGGTACCAGCAGTAAGCCGGTTTGTCTGCTTCCACTCAACTTTAGTGGGTGAGCGCTCCGTTGAGAAGGCAATGCGGCAAGCTGCCCCAGATCTAGCAAACAAGTAGCCTTGAACGTGTACCTTGTAGTTGTTAGTAAAATATTGGGGAAGGAGGAAATGTGACTGACTTGTGTATAGATGTAGAAGTTGTCTCTGTCGCCCTCCATCATTCTAGGCTTGTTTCTGAAGCAGTTGATAGCTTGCCGAAGAAGCTCAGTACCCTCGAAACGATTCGTGATATACTGAAACTCAAGGTAGGCATTCTTGGCATCACGTCCAG encodes:
- a CDS encoding transcriptional activator SPT8, with translation MNTLDDDRLSASSADSDNDNDNDNDNDNDRNDVDETMEDADDNGDQDQDAEGDDDDNNDDNNDDNNDDDDDDDDNADADADADGEGEESQPPATDSNDRTSTQIKSEPDDSQSQPRKSATPAPSLDKRWPQPSPEYISAASYDIVPTMAAPQSTSVNAMAITPDLRYWITGGSDGYIRKYDGPNTINGKLALTVAQRHPFVDSVTKAGILMSYWENEEPPPPGRGDQEHILSPVYSLAVQSQALWLLSGLESGGINLQSVRHDEGKRIHCLQQHTNAVSVLTMAQDEKSVLSGGWDKNIFDWDLNTGQTIRSFDGNAGQISALELRPASGAPIPEDDDEPPPPTTMTTNNAAPIANGNFTDALTNDGVDDMSAEFNANPSNGDGDGAASPAHDSLFGGSDAGSLFGETKEDQPFGNDDDEFAAVMPGHGHDSAMDHSADMAALDAGKDPEPEPEPVPEPGPVVEPPQPEPSQDTSDAMDVDLVPAPTQATEPSQDALPKSEPTSPSLLLTTHTPTNHDPTQTSNTTFLSAAMDGTLRIWDRRQQGPVARIGTRNGVPPWCMGACWSPSGNNIYAGRRNGTVEEYNIHKAKRNWEPHRTLKFPGGSGAVSAVRPMINGRHLVCASHDIMRLYDLRESSMKHSSVPFLIIPGPPRAGVISSLYIDPTSRYMLSAAGTRGWEGTSTEVLIGYEINATNG